From Terriglobales bacterium, the proteins below share one genomic window:
- the pyrF gene encoding orotidine-5'-phosphate decarboxylase, whose protein sequence is MADARERLIVALDVPSAPEARRIVATIGDSAQIYKVGKQLFTAEGPQIVRDLVASGRDVFLDLKYHDIPNTVASAVRMAAQLGVRMLTVHASGGLRMLRAAVEAAATASVATALSPSGGINSAATRPLILAVTVLTSLKDEDLTEIGVSGRVIDQALRLAALARTAGCGGVVTSAREVREIRRELGTGFAIVTPGIRPAGNAKADQERVVTPAEAISAGASHIVVGRPITASPDPAASARRILDEIASATAVTV, encoded by the coding sequence ATGGCCGACGCCCGCGAGCGCCTGATTGTTGCCCTTGATGTTCCCAGTGCCCCCGAGGCTCGAAGAATCGTGGCAACGATTGGCGACTCGGCCCAGATTTATAAGGTAGGTAAGCAGTTATTTACGGCCGAAGGACCCCAGATCGTACGCGACCTGGTGGCCTCCGGCCGTGATGTCTTTCTCGACCTCAAGTACCACGATATCCCCAATACCGTCGCCAGCGCCGTCCGCATGGCCGCCCAGCTCGGTGTCCGCATGCTTACCGTCCATGCCTCCGGCGGCCTCCGGATGCTCAGGGCCGCCGTCGAAGCCGCGGCCACCGCTTCTGTAGCGACGGCCTTGAGTCCGTCCGGGGGAATCAATTCCGCCGCTACGCGCCCCCTGATCCTGGCCGTTACCGTCCTAACCAGCCTCAAAGACGAGGATCTCACCGAAATCGGCGTCTCCGGGCGGGTCATCGACCAGGCGCTCCGGCTCGCTGCCCTGGCCCGCACCGCCGGCTGCGGTGGGGTGGTTACCTCCGCTCGCGAGGTCCGGGAGATCCGCCGCGAACTCGGCACCGGCTTCGCCATCGTTACCCCCGGCATCCGTCCCGCCGGCAACGCCAAGGCCGACCAGGAGCGCGTCGTCACCCCGGCCGAAGCCATCTCCGCCGGCGCCAGCCATATTGTCGTGGGACGACCTATTACCGCTTCCCCCGACCCTGCCGCCTCCGCCCGCCGTATCCTCGACGAAATCGCCTCCGCCACTGCAGTCACCGTTTAA
- a CDS encoding septal ring lytic transglycosylase RlpA family protein: protein MRRVLSYILAAVLLATGLEAAPRTNTHPDPLEHAIQSNASGPRLKPHKPYQVGTASWYGHQFDGKQTASGETFNMYQFTAAHRHLPLGTIVRVTNLHNGESVVVRVNDRGPVPSARIIDLSYGAARQIGMSGAGIQPVRLDIVQPAPEIAQSQAFMP from the coding sequence ATGCGACGAGTACTGTCTTACATCCTGGCGGCCGTTTTACTGGCCACCGGCCTGGAGGCGGCACCCCGAACGAACACGCACCCCGATCCATTAGAGCACGCGATCCAAAGCAACGCCTCCGGGCCCCGATTGAAGCCGCATAAGCCTTATCAGGTCGGCACCGCCTCCTGGTATGGCCACCAATTTGACGGAAAACAAACCGCCAGCGGCGAAACCTTTAACATGTACCAATTCACCGCCGCCCACCGGCATCTGCCCTTGGGAACCATTGTCCGGGTAACGAACCTGCACAACGGCGAGTCCGTAGTGGTCCGCGTGAACGACCGCGGCCCCGTGCCCTCGGCCCGGATCATCGACTTGTCCTACGGGGCGGCCCGGCAGATCGGCATGAGCGGCGCGGGTATACAGCCCGTGCGCCTGGATATCGTCCAGCCGGCGCCGGAAATCGCACAATCTCAGGCCTTTATGCCTTAA